From one Culex quinquefasciatus strain JHB chromosome 3, VPISU_Cqui_1.0_pri_paternal, whole genome shotgun sequence genomic stretch:
- the LOC119769912 gene encoding uncharacterized protein LOC119769912 — protein MMAAGAGAISIWNMTDYRMTDQYAFPFDLTFLNPAIREVFETLYGFYLLSLATYFWIPFITIRVGLRALRAEMLVVNRAYGEVFRKAATGARFFEGCSDQPSKQAAKRFWSCLQHELSSVVGVHSALLDNVFRIRRLASVPFLAEVFASVSITSIAIFLLMLLGSESLVLVGISCILLVESYYNSSLVEELEEAHQATGHVVYGLEWPTLMKYDSSCVREYKNVRKILLVVIMRSQQSLNFHCGGLFKMSMDTFSVTVKTCYTIFSFLVQVQKD, from the coding sequence ATGATGGCGGCTGGAGCCGGTGCCATCTCGATCTGGAACATGACCGACTACCGGATGACGGACCAGTACGCCTTTCCGTTCGACTTGACTTTCTTGAATCCGGCGATTCGGGAAGTGTTTGAAACGCTGTACGGATTCTATCTGCTGTCGCTGGCTACGTACTTCTGGATTCCGTTCATCACGATCCGGGTTGGTTTGCGGGCACTTCGAGCCGAGATGCTGGTGGTGAACCGGGCTTATGGGGAAGTGTTTCGGAAAGCGGCGACCGGCGCAAGGTTTTTCGAGGGATGCTCGGACCAGCCATCGAAGCAGGCGGCGAAGCGGTTTTGGAGCTGCTTGCAGCACGAGCTGTCGAGCGTAGTAGGCGTGCATTCGGCCCTGCTGGACAACGTGTTTCGCATCAGACGGCTGGCGAGCGTTCCGTTTTTGGCGGAGGTGTTTGCCAGTGTGTCGATTACCTCGATCGCCATCTTTTTGCTGATGTTGCTTGGATCGGAAAGTCTTGTGTTGGTCGGAATCTCCTGTATCCTGCTGGTGGAGAGTTACTACAACAGCTCTTTGGTGGAGGAATTGGAAGAGGCCCATCAGGCCACCGGACACGTTGTTTATGGACTCGAGTGGCCCACGCTGATGAAGTACGATTCGAGCTGTGTCAGGGAGTATAAGAATGTACGGAAGATCTTGCTCGTGGTTATTATGAGATCGCAGCAGTCACTGAACTTCCACTGCGGAGGTCTATTCAAGATGTCCATGGACACGTTTTCGGTGACCGTCAAAACGTGCTACACCATTTTCAGCTTTCTGGTACAGGTGCAGAAGGATTAA